Proteins encoded together in one Phalacrocorax aristotelis chromosome 7, bGulAri2.1, whole genome shotgun sequence window:
- the SENP8 gene encoding sentrin-specific protease 8: MDPVVLSYMDSLLRQSDVALLEPPNWLNDNIIGFAFEYFANHQFQEFSDQVCFISPEVAQFIKCAISQEEIAIFLQPLELLHKKLVFLPINDNSNQVAGGTHWSLLVYFRDKKCFAHYDSHSKCNSVHAKQVAGKLEAFLGKRGGKATFVEEKTPAQQNSYDCGMYVICNAEALCQGYFGGHPEPLLQLLTPSYITQKRSEWKALVMKLAQK, translated from the coding sequence ATGGACCCCGTTGTTCTCAGTTACATGGACAGTTTGCTGAGGCAGTCAGATGTTGCCTTGCTGGAGCCCCCAAACTGGCTTAATGATAACATCATCGGGTTTGCCTTCGAGTACTTCGCCAACCACCAGTTCCAAGAATTTAGCGATCAGGTTTGTTTTATCAGCCCTGAAGTGGCTCAGTTCATTAAATGTGCCATTAGTCAGGAAGAAATAGCCATATTCCTTCAACCGCTGGAACTTCTCCACAAGAAGCTGGTATTCTTGCCTATCAATGATAACTCCAACCAGGTTGCTGGGGGCACCCACTGGAGCTTACTGGTTTATTTCAGGGACAAAAAGTGCTTCGCCCATTACGATTCCCACAGTAAATGCAACTCTGTCCATGCCAAGCAAGTAGCAGGGAAGCTGGAGGCCTTCTTGGGCAAAAGAGGGGGCAAAGCAACCTTTGTAGAGGAGAAGACACCTGCCCAGCAGAACAGCTATGACTGTGGGATGTACGTCATCTGCAACGCGGAGGCTCTGTGTCAGGGATACTTTGGGGGCCATCCAGAGCCTTTGCTGCAGCTCCTCACTCCCTCCTACATCACGCAGAAGAGATCAGAGTGGAAAGCTCTTGTCATGAAACTGGCACAGAAGTGA